One Candidatus Regiella endosymbiont of Tuberolachnus salignus genomic window, CGTTTTAACGCATCGCAGATACCTCGAGCACTAACCCCCATACGTTGGGCTCGTTCGTGTTGAGACGCGTCAGGGTAGGTTTCTACATCAAGGATTAACGCCGCTTGGTTTATTTTGGTAGCGGGTTTATCTCGAGTCAGGCAAGGTTCTATGCGTTTAGCCCAGCGCATCAGGCTCGCTGTCCCCACACAAAAACGTGTCGCTGTTTGGGCATAAGTGAGCTTTTCTTGCGTTTTAATAGCCAAGACATGTTGGCGAAATTTTAATGGATAGGTCATCTCAGTATTATACATCAATTTATACCACCTATGCCATACGGAAGCCCTGAAAAACCGCTAAAAGTAGTCTATTCTGTCATTAATAATTTTTTTAGGTTAATAGTGAAATGAAAACGAAATCGACGAGACGAGGCGACTTTTTAGCGCAGATGAATAGGATAGTTCCCTGGGAAAAAATTCTGTCTAAACTCAGTATCAATTATCCTAAGCCAACAGCCAAAGGGGGAAGACCGGCAAAACCTTTAGAGGTGATGCTGCGGATTTATTTTTTACAAAATGGGTTTAATTACGCTGATTTATCGATGGAAGAAGCGTTATATGACATCCCCTTACTACGTCAATTTACCGGTGTCTCCGTCGATGCGATTCCCTCCGATCCCACCATTCTGCATTTTCGACACTGGCTGGAAAAACATCATTTAAGCGAATCATTGTTTGAAGAGGTCAATGCGCATTTAGCTTCGTGTGGGCTGTTTATCAAACGGGGTAGTATTGTTGATGCTACGATCATTCATGCACCCAGTTCAACTAAAAACCGGCAAAATGGCCGCGATCCTGAAATGAAAGCCACCCGTAAAGGCAATCAGTGTTTTGGTATGAAAGCGCATATTGGTGTGGATGCACAGACGGGTCTGGTGCATTCCCTGGTAGGAACCTCGGCGAATGTAGCCGAGGTAACGCAAGTTCATCACCTTCTTCACGGCCAAGAAGAGGTTGTCCATGGTGATGCCGGTTATAAAGGCGTGATGCGACGCAGTGAACATCAACATCGTGCGGTCATCTGGCACATCCCCCGACGGAGGGTATTGGCCTTGCCCGGGCAGGAGCAGCAGGTATGGGAGAAACATCGGCATCGGCAAAGTCTTATTGCGAAAATCCGGGCTAAGGTTGAACATCCCTTTCGGGTGTTAAAATGTCAGTTCAACTTTAGAAAAGTGCGCTACAAGGGCTTGGCAAAAAATACCGCGCAGTTATTCAGCTTATTTGCTTTGACCAATCTCTTTCTCGCTAGAAAAATCCTGCTCTGTAACCCCTGATTTTCCATTGATACTGAAAAAAAGTGTATCCGCCGTCTCTTATACCGTAAAAAAAGAGTGCATTGATTTTCTTTTTTATTACATGACTTTAAGAATTAACGCTATTAGCTCAAAATATAGCATTCATTATCGGTTTTTCAGGGCTTCCATACCAAAAATATTTCCGGCGGACAGTAACAATTAAGTGGTTATTCTTTATTTTGTGAACACCGCCGCAATGATCAGTGTATTTTTGCAAACTGAAAAAATTTCGTGCGATAAGCTTTACAAGATTGAACACTGCCTCTACTGATCACGATAAAAAACAGGCATTCTAAAATCCTAGTCAAAATCTCCACATCTCCTGAGCCAAGGAGATTGTAAGAGGTAGTGAGAGGAGTGAGAAGAGAATGCATAAAATGATTTATCGACAACAAGGTTTTACTCTTATCGAATTGATGGTCGCTGTCGCTATTATTGCTGTCCTCAGTAGTATAGGTATCCCCTCTTACCAGCGTTATATACAAAAAGCCGCCCTTATCGATATGTTACAAGCCATCATGTCTTACAAAACGGCTATTGAACTTTGTGTTTTCGAAAAAAATTCGATTACAGGCTGTAACGCTGGTAGCAATGATATTCCGGAAACAAAAACAACACGTTATGTAAAGAGCATGAAAATTCTTAATGGCGTAATTACGTTATCAGGTCAGCAAGTACTTGATGGGCTGACTATCGTCATGACACCAAAGAAAAATAATAATGACGGATTGAGTTGGGCTAGTACTTGTACAACTCCGCAAGTATCTATTGCGGATAGCTGTAAAGCGGTTTTTCGTTTTCTTTAATATATCCAGTGCTCATGTTTTGCACATAACGATAAAAAAACAAAAATGGCGTACAGGTAATCTATTTTAGTAAAACAGGTTTTTGTCAAACTCGATCTGAACAGGGTATACCGAATCATTTTAATTTGATTCAAGGCGGAAGAGCACAGACATTACAAATAGTATGGCAAGCGACGACAACACAGAATCAAATTAAAATGATTGGACTATACTGGCAGCCAACAACGCGGCAGCTTCAAAGGCGAAGGGTATAAAACGTACCCAATGAAAAGGCGACAAAGTGACTGATTATTCAATATCCGATGAAATAATTAATGAAGAATTACAAGCTCTCTGTCAGCGTTATAAAGCTATTGTTTTGACAATGGATAAAACAACGCTGACTATCGCTACCTCTAATGGTGCAAGTGATGAGCTACTCTCTGCATTACGTTTTGCTTGTGGATGTACGATTAAAGTAGAACACTGGCCGGAAGCAAAAATTGAACAAATTCTTCATCAGTGGCAACCACAAAATAACTTGCATCTTTCAACGTATTCTACTGTCGCGACTCATTCTGAAGAATTATCGAATAAATCACTTGTGAAAAATCATCCTTCACATGATTTTTCTGACGAAGAGACTTCCCTTAATGATGATAGTGATACACCAGTTATTCAATTTATTAATCAGACAATACGTATCGCCATTCAAAAAAGAGCTTCTGATATTCATTTTGAACCTTATCAGCATCGCTACCGTGTTCGCATACGTATCGACGGTGTATTACAAGAGATAAGCCCTCCATCATCTGAATTAATACCCCGTATTGCGGCTTGCCTGAAAGTGATGGCTCGACTCAATATTGCAGAAAAACGACTACCGCAAGATGGTCAATTGGCATTACAAATGGATAATTTACGTTACTCTATGCGCATTGCTACATTACCTGTTCAATATGGTGAAAAAATCGTACTACGCATCCTCCACTCTCAATGGCAGCCCTGCTTGGAACAACTAGGATTGACAGATAAAGTACTCAAAAAATTAATACACGTATTATCAGCTCCTCAAGGTTTGATATTAGTAACGGGGCCAACAGGAAGCGGGAAAACAATGACCTTATACAACAGCCTATTACAACTTAATCATTGGCAAAAAAATATATGCAGTGTTGAAGATCCTATAGAAATATCTGTTGAAGGCATCAATCAAATTCAAACTAATAACAAAATAGGTTTGGATTTTTCATGTATTCTGCGAACATTGTTACGTCAGGATCCTGACATCATTATGATCGGTGAAATTCGTGACAATGAGACGGCTGAAATTGCAGTAAAGGCAGCACAAACAGGCCATCTTGTACTGTCTACTCTACACACTAATTCTACTACCGATACCCTAACTCGATTAATCCAAATGAAAGTTCCAGGTTATTTACTTGCCTCTTGTCTCAAGCTAGTTATTGCCCAGCGACTAGTACGCCGTCTTTGTTTACATTGTAAAAAACCCGCGGCAGACGTCATCTACTATCCTGCCAATATATGGCCAAAATCACTACGTAATTGGCTGGCTATAGGATGTGAATATTGCTGTGCTGGCTATTATGGCCGCATTGGGGTTTATGAAATATTAATGGTTACTCCCGAGATCCAACAAGCGCTCATTAATCATCTCGATTCCCTTAAATTAATTGATATTGCGCAGCAACAAGGGAATATGACGTTGTTGACGGCAGGACTAACATTAGTTGATCAAGGAATTACCACCATTACTGAAATTAAACGTGTTATCGGTATGATATAGCCGAATTAGTTTAATTTGATTCAAGGCGGAGGAGCACAGACAGTACAAATATACCTTTCGTCTTTGAAGTTGCCTTCGGCTGCCAGGGCGACTGACCGATGAGCGTAGATAGACTACGTGATTCGGCGAGCACCCGCAGCCAACAATACGGCGGCTTCAACGACGAAAGGTATAGTACGGCAAGCGACGACAACACAGAATCAAATTAAAATGATTTGGCTATGGCACTGTTAACAAAGTGTATTCATCTAACTTATTGAAATAATTATAATTTAAATACATTTAAAGTAAACAGTTCCTCTTTAAAAAAACAGATGAATCGATTTTTTATGGCAGCGATCGGCGAATTCTTTCAATGATGAAGCCGATCACAAAAAGTATTATTTTTATCTCATCATTATTTTATGCGTCCTAAATATTTTTATAAATTCTTTGTTATTCAATAGTTTAATTTTGTTAACAGTGCCGTGCCATATCTGAAGTTGAGGCTCACCAATGAATATTCACCGTTTGTATCAGTGGCAAGCTATTAATAAAAATGGCGCTATTCAGGAAGATATCTCTTTAGCGACAGAAAAAAATAAAGTCTACGAATATATGCTACAACATGGATTACAGCCTATTAATGTAAAATCTGGTAAGCGTATTCCTGATAGTTATTGGCAAGGTATACATCTAATCTCTATTACTCGCCAACTCGCGACCCTTTTACAATCAAGCTTACCTTTAGTAAATAGTTTACAATTATTAGCCAAAGAAACAGATGCACCTGCTTGGCGTTGTGTTTTACAAGAAATCAGCCAAAAAATTACCCAAGGTCAATCACTATCTGAAGCCATCTCTGATTATCCACAAATATTTCCTGAATTATATTGTCAGTTAATTACAGTTGGCGAGTTAACAGGTACTTTAGATCAGTGCTGTTCTCGGTTAGCAGAGCAGCAAGAACGACAGCAACAATTACAAAAAAAAGTCGCTAAAGCGTTGAGATACCCTCTATTTATCTGCACTCTCGCTTTATTTGTCAGCACTATGATGTTGGTTATGGTATTACCGCAATTTGCTCAAATATACCAATCATTCTCGGCGCCTTTACCTTTGCTAACCCGTGGATTGTTATTTTTTTCTAACGGCCTTATTTATATAGGGTCATATATTATTTTAGCATTGGTTATCATCGGTATAGTTTATTGTCATAAATTAAGAAAAATACCGCACTGGTTACAACGAGAGCAAGCTTATCTATTACGGCTTCCCATTTTTTCTTCCTTAATTCGTGGCAGGTGTCTCAGTCAAATATTCCAAACCCTGGCCATTACTCAGCGCTCCGGTTTAACGTTGGCGGCTAGTCTTCAAGCAGCAGCATTATCTGTCAATAATTTCTTTTATCAGCAAGCCATGCACGATCTTAATAAGCAGATAAGCCAAGGTATTTCATTGCACCATGCTATGTCCCAATACAATTTATCTTCTCCATATCGATTGTTTCCACCCTTATGTCAACAATTAATCCGTATTGGAGAAGAATCTGGATGTTTAGATGTGTTATTGGAAAAACTTTCTCATTGGCACCAACAACAAACTCAAGAACTGGCTGATAATCTGACTCAGATGCTTGAGCCAATATTGATATTAGTCGTTGGTATCATTGTCGGCACTTTAGTTGTTGCTATGTATTTACCTATCTTCCAATTGGGCAATATCATGGATTGACATTCTCTTCGCGCTAAAAATGGGGTAAGGATATTAAAAATAATACATTATTTTGATGATATTTTAATCTAGCCCACTTTCAGAAGAAATTTAACGTTGACAGTATGATAATGGCTGGATATGATGCGCACCGTTCACGCGATTCCCCTGTAGTTCAGTTGGTAGAACACCGGACTGTTAATCCGTATGTCACTGGTTCGAGTCCAGTCGGGGGAGCCAAACATAGTATCAGCCAGTACTTTTTACTGATTGTAGTTTTAAAAAAGCCCGCATTCTAAATGAATTTGCGGGTTTTTTGTTGCCTGTTATCCTTGAGCATGGCAGAGTTATGCCCTTCGGCCTTTCAAGTTGCAGCGTCGCGGCCAGAGTGTGAGACCGATGAGCGCGTAGATAGACTACGTGATTCGACGAGCATTCTGGCCGCGACACTGCAACTTGAAGGACTGTGGGTATACAGAGAACACCGATATCAACGCTGCACGTAATATTGCGGCAGGGCATGCCGTATTAGCCTGTGGAGAGATAGCAGCTTTAGGCCGCTCGAGGAAACAGGAACCCACCGAGGTGTGTTAGGCTTCCGTCTGAACGCGGTAGGAATCCTCGCCATTTAGAGCGGGCAGGATGTCAATTATCCCTTGCCAACAATTTTTCTAGCACCTCACCTTTCTGGTGGCGGATATCTTGTCCCTTAACAAAATAAAAAATAAATTCACAGATATTTTGACAGCGATCACCTATGCGTTCAATGGAGCGAGCGCAGAATAGCGCCGTTAGTACCTTAGGAATAGTCCGAGGATCCTCCATCATATAGGTCATTAATTGACGCACAATGCCTTCATATTCTTGATCTATTTTTTTATTTTCACGATAAATACAGAACGCATCCTTTAAATCCATTCTAGCAAAGGCATCCAACACATCATGTAACATTGTTACAGTATGTTGTCCTAAAGATTCTAAATTAACTAACAATGGTTGATGAGAAAATTTCTCCAGCGCTATCTGGCAAATTTTATTTGCCATATCACCAATACGTTCTAATTCTGAAATAGTTTTAATGATAACCATGATCAAACGCAAATCACTGGCAGCAGGCTGACGTTTAGCAATGATACGCACACAGGCTTCGT contains:
- a CDS encoding IS630 transposase-related protein; protein product: MTYPLKFRQHVLAIKTQEKLTYAQTATRFCVGTASLMRWAKRIEPCLTRDKPATKINQAALILDVETYPDASQHERAQRMGVSARGICDALKRAGFSYKKNILSSQNRRPSAKRFPKQAPGL
- the hofC gene encoding protein transport protein HofC, with the translated sequence MNIHRLYQWQAINKNGAIQEDISLATEKNKVYEYMLQHGLQPINVKSGKRIPDSYWQGIHLISITRQLATLLQSSLPLVNSLQLLAKETDAPAWRCVLQEISQKITQGQSLSEAISDYPQIFPELYCQLITVGELTGTLDQCCSRLAEQQERQQQLQKKVAKALRYPLFICTLALFVSTMMLVMVLPQFAQIYQSFSAPLPLLTRGLLFFSNGLIYIGSYIILALVIIGIVYCHKLRKIPHWLQREQAYLLRLPIFSSLIRGRCLSQIFQTLAITQRSGLTLAASLQAAALSVNNFFYQQAMHDLNKQISQGISLHHAMSQYNLSSPYRLFPPLCQQLIRIGEESGCLDVLLEKLSHWHQQQTQELADNLTQMLEPILILVVGIIVGTLVVAMYLPIFQLGNIMD
- the ppdD gene encoding prepilin peptidase-dependent pilin, yielding MHKMIYRQQGFTLIELMVAVAIIAVLSSIGIPSYQRYIQKAALIDMLQAIMSYKTAIELCVFEKNSITGCNAGSNDIPETKTTRYVKSMKILNGVITLSGQQVLDGLTIVMTPKKNNNDGLSWASTCTTPQVSIADSCKAVFRFL
- the phoU gene encoding phosphate signaling complex protein PhoU; translated protein: MDNFKLNTHISGQFNAELKHIRTEVAKMGGLVEQQLTKAIEAMHNQDSNLANQVIEGDKKVNKMEMDIDEACVRIIAKRQPAASDLRLIMVIIKTISELERIGDMANKICQIALEKFSHQPLLVNLESLGQHTVTMLHDVLDAFARMDLKDAFCIYRENKKIDQEYEGIVRQLMTYMMEDPRTIPKVLTALFCARSIERIGDRCQNICEFIFYFVKGQDIRHQKGEVLEKLLARDN
- a CDS encoding IS5 family transposase; its protein translation is MKTKSTRRGDFLAQMNRIVPWEKILSKLSINYPKPTAKGGRPAKPLEVMLRIYFLQNGFNYADLSMEEALYDIPLLRQFTGVSVDAIPSDPTILHFRHWLEKHHLSESLFEEVNAHLASCGLFIKRGSIVDATIIHAPSSTKNRQNGRDPEMKATRKGNQCFGMKAHIGVDAQTGLVHSLVGTSANVAEVTQVHHLLHGQEEVVHGDAGYKGVMRRSEHQHRAVIWHIPRRRVLALPGQEQQVWEKHRHRQSLIAKIRAKVEHPFRVLKCQFNFRKVRYKGLAKNTAQLFSLFALTNLFLARKILLCNP
- the gspE gene encoding type II secretion system protein GspE, which encodes MTDYSISDEIINEELQALCQRYKAIVLTMDKTTLTIATSNGASDELLSALRFACGCTIKVEHWPEAKIEQILHQWQPQNNLHLSTYSTVATHSEELSNKSLVKNHPSHDFSDEETSLNDDSDTPVIQFINQTIRIAIQKRASDIHFEPYQHRYRVRIRIDGVLQEISPPSSELIPRIAACLKVMARLNIAEKRLPQDGQLALQMDNLRYSMRIATLPVQYGEKIVLRILHSQWQPCLEQLGLTDKVLKKLIHVLSAPQGLILVTGPTGSGKTMTLYNSLLQLNHWQKNICSVEDPIEISVEGINQIQTNNKIGLDFSCILRTLLRQDPDIIMIGEIRDNETAEIAVKAAQTGHLVLSTLHTNSTTDTLTRLIQMKVPGYLLASCLKLVIAQRLVRRLCLHCKKPAADVIYYPANIWPKSLRNWLAIGCEYCCAGYYGRIGVYEILMVTPEIQQALINHLDSLKLIDIAQQQGNMTLLTAGLTLVDQGITTITEIKRVIGMI